One genomic window of Clostridia bacterium includes the following:
- a CDS encoding IS30 family transposase codes for MSQVYCIRTRQKGKHLTFEEREELEALVNKNNALPKKDRISQRVMAKRMGVSPATLCRELKRGKVILRDTEWRNVMSYSAFKAQEDYDEKATAKGPHLKIANNHKLVKKIENYITKDKYSPYATIEKLKNDPDYRKTPICERTLYNYIHRELLEKVTKKDLPRKGKSSKRKYTRITKRIKDVDAKCIDERPQVANNRSEWGHWEMDCIESGRSKGRACLLVLVERMSRQVLVFKLRSQTQKEVQRRLDQLEKKIGIKRFRKIFKSITVDNGSEFLDWRNLERSYVSRHKILRTQIFYCHPYHSWERGTNEQVNGHIRRFIPKGSAIAKYSKKEILEIQKWLNEYPRKILNGKSANEIVKKELNKCA; via the coding sequence ATGAGCCAAGTATATTGTATCAGAACTCGTCAAAAAGGAAAACATTTAACATTTGAAGAACGGGAGGAATTAGAAGCATTAGTTAACAAAAATAATGCATTACCTAAAAAAGATCGAATAAGTCAGCGTGTTATGGCTAAACGAATGGGAGTTAGTCCAGCTACATTATGTCGGGAATTGAAACGTGGTAAAGTAATATTAAGGGACACTGAATGGCGTAATGTAATGAGTTATTCGGCGTTTAAAGCACAAGAAGACTATGATGAAAAGGCAACAGCTAAGGGACCTCATTTAAAAATAGCTAACAATCATAAATTAGTTAAAAAAATAGAGAATTATATTACAAAAGATAAATATTCTCCGTATGCAACTATTGAAAAATTAAAAAACGATCCAGATTATCGGAAAACACCAATATGTGAACGTACCCTTTATAATTATATTCACCGAGAATTATTAGAAAAAGTAACTAAAAAGGATTTACCACGAAAGGGAAAAAGTTCAAAGAGAAAATATACTAGAATAACAAAGCGAATAAAAGACGTTGATGCTAAATGTATAGATGAACGTCCGCAGGTGGCAAATAATCGAAGTGAATGGGGGCACTGGGAAATGGACTGTATAGAGTCAGGTCGTAGTAAGGGAAGAGCATGTTTGTTAGTACTTGTAGAAAGAATGAGTCGACAAGTATTAGTTTTCAAACTACGTTCACAAACTCAAAAAGAAGTGCAAAGACGGCTTGATCAACTAGAAAAAAAGATAGGGATAAAACGATTTCGTAAAATATTTAAGTCAATAACTGTGGATAATGGAAGTGAGTTTTTAGATTGGCGTAATCTTGAACGTTCATATGTAAGTAGGCACAAAATACTTCGTACACAAATCTTTTACTGTCACCCTTATCATTCATGGGAAAGAGGAACAAATGAGCAGGTAAATGGTCATATACGACGATTCATACCCAAAGGAAGTGCAATAGCTAAATATAGTAAAAAGGAAATTTTAGAAATACAAAAATGGTTAAATGAATATCCACGTAAAATTCTTAATGGGAAAAGTGCAAATGAAATAGTAAAAAAGGAATTAAATAAATGTGCATAA